Proteins encoded within one genomic window of Deinococcus hopiensis KR-140:
- a CDS encoding TatD family hydrolase: protein MKYIDLHAHMVSRTTEDYEKMTLSGCVAVTEPAFWSGRDRTGPEAFRDYFDHLTTFEPERAKQYHIRHYCWLCLNPKEGEDRTLAREVLAFIPDFLNRPTVLGIGEIGLNRVTRNELATFLDHVELALEHHQMIHIHTPHLEDKHKGTRVIVDTLARESRIDPSRVMIDHAEEHTIEMILDAGFWTGLTLYPRTKASPGRAIDMLEMHGLDRICVASACDWAPSDALAVPHFIQEMRRRGHQEEDIARVVMGNPTDFLSQNPKFEAGHAVR, encoded by the coding sequence ATGAAGTACATCGATCTACACGCGCATATGGTGTCGCGCACGACCGAGGACTACGAGAAGATGACGCTCAGTGGATGCGTGGCCGTCACTGAACCCGCCTTCTGGTCTGGACGTGACCGCACTGGTCCAGAAGCCTTCCGGGACTACTTCGATCACCTCACCACCTTTGAACCGGAGCGTGCAAAGCAGTACCACATCCGGCATTACTGCTGGCTGTGCCTGAACCCGAAAGAAGGCGAGGACCGCACGCTCGCGCGCGAAGTTCTCGCGTTCATCCCCGACTTCCTCAATCGTCCCACCGTGCTGGGCATCGGAGAAATCGGGCTGAACCGAGTGACCCGCAATGAACTGGCGACGTTTCTGGACCACGTGGAGCTCGCCCTGGAACACCACCAGATGATTCACATTCACACTCCCCATCTGGAGGACAAGCACAAGGGCACCCGCGTCATTGTGGATACGCTGGCCAGGGAGAGCCGCATCGACCCTTCGCGCGTGATGATCGATCACGCCGAGGAACACACCATCGAGATGATTCTGGACGCTGGATTCTGGACGGGGCTGACCCTTTACCCGCGTACCAAAGCCAGCCCAGGGCGGGCCATCGACATGCTGGAGATGCACGGCCTGGACCGGATCTGCGTGGCCTCTGCGTGTGACTGGGCCCCAAGTGACGCCCTGGCCGTGCCGCACTTCATACAGGAGATGCGCCGCCGGGGCCACCAGGAAGAAGACATCGCGCGCGTGGTGATGGGCAACCCCACGGACTTCCTCTCCCAGAACCCCAAATTTGAGGCCGGGCATGCGGTTCGGTGA
- the eboE gene encoding metabolite traffic protein EboE, with protein MRFGDLHLTYCMNVHPTGNFEDLLHTLREVVLPLKEDFSPDLPFGLGLWIPGAEAAEVLRRIGELQEFLRRHGLYVFTMNGFPYGTFHGTRVKEQVHHPDWRTRDRVEYTLRLAQILATLLPDGVQGSISTSPLSYRTWVDGHDAAVWTNLLEHLLEVVVELHRLRTEQGKTVVLCLEPEPDGLLGTTAELLDFAEDHLLSSGVQRLSTLLNVAEGEARTVLLRHLGGCLDTCHLAVGYEKPLQVLQRYRDIGFQVGKIQLSSALKVTLPQDRSPLREALQSLDDPTYLHQVVALRQSGDVQGYQDLPSALQHLDDPAAVEWRVHFHVPLFVEHFGKLTSTQQELREVLNTLPLWQCNHLEVETYTWQVLPEGMRLPLRESLLRELRWVQRVLT; from the coding sequence ATGCGGTTCGGTGACCTGCATCTCACGTACTGCATGAACGTCCACCCCACGGGAAATTTCGAGGATCTCCTGCACACCCTCCGCGAGGTGGTCTTGCCGCTCAAGGAGGACTTCAGCCCCGACCTTCCATTCGGTCTGGGCCTATGGATCCCCGGGGCTGAAGCCGCTGAGGTTCTGCGGCGCATCGGGGAGCTTCAGGAGTTTCTGCGCCGGCACGGCCTGTACGTGTTCACCATGAATGGATTTCCGTATGGGACGTTCCACGGCACACGGGTGAAAGAACAGGTTCACCATCCGGACTGGCGGACACGCGACCGAGTGGAGTACACCCTCCGCCTCGCGCAAATTCTCGCCACGTTGCTGCCGGACGGTGTGCAGGGCAGCATCTCCACCAGCCCGCTGTCGTACCGGACCTGGGTAGATGGGCACGACGCTGCCGTGTGGACGAACCTGCTGGAGCACCTGCTGGAAGTCGTGGTGGAGTTGCACAGGCTCCGCACTGAGCAGGGAAAAACGGTGGTGTTGTGCCTGGAGCCTGAACCGGATGGCCTGCTCGGCACCACGGCTGAACTCCTGGATTTCGCCGAAGACCATCTGCTTTCCTCCGGGGTGCAGCGGCTCTCGACCCTGCTGAACGTCGCGGAAGGGGAAGCGAGGACCGTGCTGCTGCGGCACCTGGGAGGCTGCCTGGACACCTGCCATCTGGCCGTCGGTTACGAGAAGCCGTTGCAGGTCTTGCAGCGCTACCGCGACATTGGATTCCAGGTCGGGAAGATTCAGCTGAGCTCCGCTCTGAAAGTCACCTTGCCGCAGGACCGTTCGCCGCTACGGGAGGCGCTGCAGTCCCTGGACGATCCCACGTACCTACATCAGGTGGTGGCGTTGAGGCAAAGCGGAGACGTGCAGGGCTATCAGGATCTCCCCAGCGCCCTTCAGCACCTGGACGACCCAGCGGCGGTGGAGTGGCGGGTGCACTTCCACGTTCCCCTTTTCGTGGAGCACTTTGGGAAGCTGACGTCCACACAGCAGGAACTGAGGGAAGTGCTGAACACCCTGCCCCTGTGGCAATGCAATCACCTGGAAGTGGAGACCTACACCTGGCAGGTGTTGCCCGAAGGGATGCGGCTCCCCTTGCGGGAGAGCCTTCTCCGGGAACTGAGGTGGGTGCAGCGTGTCCTCACTTGA
- a CDS encoding UbiA family prenyltransferase, with protein sequence MSSLDLRRVSKGRSYLELARVSNLPTVLSNAVGAGALAVTLDAAVVAIVATAMGLFYTAGMFLNDYCDRHRDRLERPERPIPRGDVSPAEALGWAAVMFTVGLGLLALTGTFWWGAVLVALIVLYDVWHKTNPLSPLLMAGTRVCIYLITGAALQVAFPDVALWGGLLGCYVVGLTQLAKLESRGALTWWPLALLYVPAVTAIVQHPGLWTGIAAVLFTFWVTVNVRTSLKGKRHLGQVVGNLIAGMCLLDAMVAAQAGRPEIFLLCLVLFPLTCFWQRYIRGT encoded by the coding sequence GTGTCCTCACTTGACTTGCGCCGCGTTTCCAAAGGGCGCAGTTACCTTGAACTCGCTCGGGTGTCGAATCTCCCCACTGTGCTGAGCAACGCTGTTGGAGCGGGCGCCCTGGCCGTCACCCTGGACGCAGCGGTCGTGGCCATTGTGGCGACTGCCATGGGTCTTTTTTACACCGCGGGTATGTTCCTGAACGACTACTGTGATCGGCACAGGGACCGTTTGGAACGGCCAGAACGGCCTATCCCCAGGGGGGACGTGTCGCCCGCAGAAGCGTTGGGCTGGGCCGCCGTCATGTTCACCGTGGGCCTGGGCCTGCTGGCCCTCACCGGCACGTTCTGGTGGGGCGCGGTCCTCGTGGCCCTCATCGTGCTGTACGACGTGTGGCACAAAACCAACCCCCTGAGTCCCCTGCTGATGGCCGGCACCCGCGTCTGCATCTATCTGATTACCGGTGCAGCGTTGCAGGTGGCTTTCCCAGACGTGGCCCTGTGGGGAGGGCTGCTGGGATGCTACGTCGTCGGCCTCACGCAACTCGCCAAGCTGGAATCCAGAGGTGCGCTGACCTGGTGGCCCCTGGCACTGCTGTATGTCCCCGCTGTGACGGCGATTGTCCAGCACCCGGGCCTCTGGACGGGGATCGCCGCCGTACTGTTTACCTTCTGGGTGACGGTGAATGTCCGGACGTCCCTGAAAGGCAAGCGGCACCTTGGGCAAGTCGTTGGAAATCTCATCGCCGGCATGTGCCTGCTCGACGCCATGGTCGCGGCGCAGGCAGGTCGCCCGGAGATCTTCCTGCTCTGCCTGGTCCTCTTTCCGCTGACCTGTTTCTGGCAGCGGTACATCCGGGGAACTTGA
- a CDS encoding alkaline phosphatase family protein: MKRTVVLNVVGLTSDLIGEHTPHLLKWMQGRHLTVLRPVFPAVTCSVQATYLTGRTPAEHGIVGNGWFDRQDGEIKFWKQSNRLVTGEKLWDVLRSVHPEATVANVCWWYNMHTDVNYAVTPRPMYKADGRKIPDMATKPATLRDELRKELGEFPLFQYWGPTASLKSSAWIVRCAMHLERHHRPDLSLVYVPHLDYPLQKLGAQFPAIAQDVRAVDSLLGELLAFYEERGVETVVLSEYGIVDVHRPVHLNRVLRQAGLVTVRDEGGQEHLDTWNSQAFAVCDHQVAHVYLQDISYLQHVQSLLEAVPGVQHVLTPEQQRVWGVDHERAGDLVVVAEQDSWFTYYYWLDDGKAPDFARTVDIHRKPGYDPAELFFAPGGKTRAGLRLLQRKLGFRALLDVVGLDATVVKGSHGVASEDRQPVYISSIQRASSGDATDVFHWLLNTVLEDRAPELQVNHR; this comes from the coding sequence ATGAAGCGCACCGTGGTGTTGAACGTTGTGGGCCTCACTTCAGATTTGATCGGGGAGCACACCCCGCACCTCCTGAAGTGGATGCAGGGCCGCCACCTCACAGTCCTGCGCCCCGTGTTTCCCGCCGTGACCTGCTCCGTACAGGCCACGTATCTGACGGGCAGAACGCCGGCGGAACACGGCATCGTGGGGAATGGGTGGTTCGACCGTCAGGACGGTGAGATCAAATTCTGGAAGCAGAGCAACCGGCTTGTCACAGGTGAAAAACTCTGGGACGTCCTCCGCTCCGTGCATCCTGAGGCGACGGTGGCGAATGTGTGCTGGTGGTACAACATGCACACCGATGTGAACTACGCGGTGACGCCCCGCCCGATGTACAAGGCTGACGGCCGCAAAATTCCCGATATGGCGACCAAGCCCGCCACCCTGCGGGACGAGTTGAGAAAAGAGTTGGGTGAGTTTCCCCTGTTTCAGTACTGGGGGCCGACGGCGAGCCTGAAGTCCAGCGCCTGGATCGTCCGGTGCGCGATGCACCTGGAACGGCACCACCGGCCAGATCTCAGCCTGGTGTATGTGCCTCATCTGGATTATCCCCTGCAAAAGCTGGGCGCTCAGTTTCCGGCCATAGCGCAGGACGTGCGGGCGGTGGACAGCCTGTTGGGCGAACTGCTGGCGTTCTACGAGGAGCGCGGGGTGGAGACGGTGGTGCTCTCCGAGTACGGCATTGTCGACGTGCACCGGCCTGTGCATTTGAACCGCGTGCTCCGGCAGGCTGGGCTCGTCACCGTGCGGGATGAAGGAGGTCAGGAGCACCTCGACACCTGGAATAGCCAGGCTTTCGCTGTGTGTGACCACCAGGTGGCCCACGTGTACCTTCAGGACATCAGCTACCTCCAACACGTTCAGTCCCTGCTGGAAGCTGTGCCTGGCGTGCAGCACGTCTTGACTCCAGAGCAGCAGCGGGTGTGGGGTGTGGATCACGAACGTGCTGGAGACCTGGTCGTGGTGGCCGAACAGGACAGCTGGTTCACCTACTATTACTGGTTGGACGACGGCAAAGCGCCGGATTTTGCCCGAACGGTGGACATCCACCGGAAACCCGGCTATGACCCCGCCGAGCTGTTCTTCGCACCAGGAGGGAAAACGCGTGCTGGTCTCCGACTGCTGCAGCGAAAGTTGGGCTTTCGTGCTCTTCTGGACGTGGTTGGGCTTGACGCCACGGTGGTGAAGGGATCTCACGGAGTGGCATCGGAAGATCGGCAGCCCGTGTATATCTCCAGCATTCAACGTGCTTCGTCTGGAGACGCCACCGACGTTTTCCATTGGCTTTTGAATACTGTGCTTGAAGACCGCGCTCCAGAATTACAGGTAAACCACCGGTAG
- the tkt gene encoding transketolase, with product MTQTDVEPNTALVEANALRILAMDAVEAANSGHPGMPMGMADIAEALWRHHLRHNPRNPDWPDRDRFVLSNGHGSMLLYALLHLSGYDLPLEELQNFRQWHSRTPGHPERGYTPGVETTTGPLGQGLANAVGMALAERLLANEFNVGEHEVVNHHTYVFLGDGCLMEGLSHEACSLAGTWGLHKLICFYDDNGISIDGHVEPWFSHDVPGVFRAYGWNVIETVDGHNQQAILAAIEAAKGQAEKPTLICCQTVIGQGAPNKSGTHDVHGAPLGKAEVQAVREALGWPHAPFVIPSHVRAAWNAQPQGEALEREWQARFDRFASAHPERAQEFRRRLAGGVPDGWDEVERALFAQALEVQESVATRKASQLCLEQLVPALPELIGGSADLSPSNLTRVRASVPVMPHGDALSGNYVQYGVREFGMMAIMNGLATHGGFLPYGGTFLIFSDYARNAIRMAALMRLKVLYVLTHDSIGVGEDGPTHQPVEHAAALRLIPNLNVWRPADQFETATAWTQAVRANGPSALLLSRQNLPQLQRDTAASLEAHRGGYVLQEASGAQPQLVLIATGSEVHLAVQGAAQLEAEGVPTRVVSMPSTTVFDLQDEAYRSGVLPRGVPRVAVEAAHVDGWWKYVGLDGEVVGLSTFGESAPAPRLYREFGVTVEHIVRAGQRVTARAERGEAYAQ from the coding sequence ATGACGCAAACTGACGTAGAACCAAACACGGCTCTTGTTGAAGCCAACGCCCTGCGCATCCTCGCGATGGACGCGGTGGAAGCCGCCAACTCCGGCCATCCCGGCATGCCGATGGGCATGGCGGACATCGCTGAAGCCCTCTGGCGACACCACCTGCGGCACAACCCCCGTAACCCGGACTGGCCGGACCGCGACCGCTTCGTTCTCTCCAACGGGCACGGCAGCATGCTCCTGTACGCCCTGCTGCACCTCAGTGGTTACGATCTGCCGCTGGAGGAGCTCCAGAATTTCCGCCAATGGCACTCCCGCACACCCGGACATCCAGAACGTGGATACACACCCGGTGTAGAAACCACCACCGGACCGCTCGGCCAGGGCCTGGCCAACGCGGTGGGAATGGCGCTGGCCGAGCGCCTCCTCGCCAATGAATTCAACGTTGGTGAGCATGAGGTGGTGAACCACCACACCTACGTGTTTCTGGGCGACGGGTGCCTGATGGAAGGCCTCTCGCACGAAGCGTGCTCCCTGGCCGGCACCTGGGGCTTACACAAACTCATCTGCTTTTACGACGACAACGGCATCTCCATCGACGGGCACGTAGAACCGTGGTTCTCCCATGATGTCCCCGGCGTGTTCCGTGCGTACGGCTGGAACGTGATCGAAACGGTGGACGGGCACAATCAGCAGGCCATTCTGGCGGCGATCGAGGCGGCCAAGGGCCAGGCGGAGAAACCCACGTTGATCTGCTGCCAGACCGTGATCGGTCAGGGCGCCCCCAACAAGTCCGGAACGCACGATGTGCACGGCGCGCCCTTGGGCAAGGCGGAGGTTCAGGCTGTACGCGAAGCGCTTGGATGGCCTCACGCGCCGTTTGTGATTCCCAGCCATGTTCGTGCTGCCTGGAACGCTCAGCCACAGGGCGAAGCCCTCGAGCGGGAGTGGCAGGCCCGCTTCGACCGGTTCGCGTCTGCACACCCGGAGAGGGCGCAGGAGTTCCGGCGCCGCCTGGCGGGAGGAGTCCCTGACGGCTGGGATGAGGTGGAGCGGGCGCTCTTCGCGCAGGCCCTCGAAGTGCAGGAAAGCGTGGCCACCCGGAAAGCGTCGCAACTGTGCCTGGAGCAACTGGTGCCCGCGCTGCCGGAACTCATCGGTGGCAGCGCGGACCTTTCCCCTTCCAACCTCACCCGCGTTCGCGCTTCAGTGCCGGTCATGCCGCATGGTGACGCCCTCTCCGGCAATTACGTGCAGTACGGCGTGCGCGAGTTCGGCATGATGGCGATCATGAACGGCCTGGCCACGCACGGCGGGTTTTTGCCGTACGGCGGAACATTTCTGATCTTCTCGGATTACGCCCGTAATGCGATCCGCATGGCGGCGCTGATGCGTCTCAAGGTCCTGTACGTGCTGACCCACGACTCCATCGGTGTGGGTGAGGACGGACCCACCCATCAACCCGTCGAGCACGCCGCTGCACTGCGGTTGATTCCGAACCTGAATGTCTGGCGGCCCGCGGACCAGTTCGAGACGGCCACCGCCTGGACGCAAGCGGTGCGGGCGAACGGGCCAAGTGCGTTGCTGCTTTCCAGGCAGAACCTGCCACAGCTTCAGCGGGATACCGCAGCCTCACTTGAGGCCCACCGGGGTGGATACGTTCTTCAGGAGGCCTCAGGCGCGCAGCCGCAGTTGGTGCTGATTGCCACGGGATCCGAGGTACACCTGGCGGTGCAGGGAGCCGCGCAACTGGAAGCGGAGGGCGTGCCCACGCGCGTGGTGTCCATGCCGTCCACCACCGTCTTTGATCTCCAGGACGAGGCGTACCGCTCCGGGGTCCTGCCGCGTGGGGTTCCCAGGGTCGCGGTCGAAGCGGCGCATGTGGACGGCTGGTGGAAGTACGTGGGCCTTGATGGAGAGGTCGTTGGCCTGAGCACCTTCGGGGAGTCTGCCCCCGCGCCACGGCTCTATCGGGAATTTGGCGTGACGGTAGAGCATATTGTTCGTGCAGGACAGCGTGTGACTGCACGCGCTGAAAGGGGAGAAGCGTATGCCCAGTAA
- the tal gene encoding transaldolase encodes MPSKLEQLREFSVVVADTGDLTAISQFRPRDCTTNPSLILKAAQQPESAGLVREVIDQARRAGDGVDVLLDRLAVRFGVELTKLVPGDVSTEVDALLSFDRDAMIAKARALLALYEAQGVGRDRVLIKLAATWEGIRAAEVLEREGIRCNLTLVFSLEQAIACAQAGAFLISPFVGRITDWHKKAEGRESYEVDVDPGVQSVRRIYEHLKAHGYSTVVMGASFRSAAQVEALAGCDRLTVSPALLGELDRNQAPLVRRLTPPAQTSDQAEGRLTESAFRWALLENQMAGEKLTEGIRLFHQDYLKLKADMEVKLALKEEELPT; translated from the coding sequence ATGCCCAGTAAATTGGAACAACTCCGTGAGTTCTCGGTCGTGGTGGCGGATACCGGAGACCTGACAGCCATTTCGCAGTTTCGGCCCCGCGACTGTACGACCAATCCCTCCTTGATTCTCAAGGCCGCGCAACAACCGGAATCGGCGGGGCTGGTGAGGGAGGTCATCGATCAGGCCCGCCGTGCGGGCGATGGCGTGGACGTGCTACTCGACCGCCTGGCAGTGCGCTTTGGAGTGGAGTTGACGAAGCTTGTGCCGGGGGACGTTTCCACCGAGGTGGACGCGCTGCTCTCCTTTGACCGGGACGCCATGATCGCCAAGGCGCGCGCCCTGCTGGCACTGTACGAAGCGCAGGGCGTGGGGCGCGACCGGGTCCTGATTAAACTGGCGGCCACGTGGGAGGGCATCCGGGCGGCTGAAGTCCTGGAGCGGGAGGGCATCCGCTGCAACCTCACGCTGGTGTTCAGCCTGGAGCAGGCCATTGCCTGCGCGCAAGCGGGCGCTTTCCTGATCTCCCCGTTCGTCGGGCGCATCACCGACTGGCATAAAAAAGCTGAGGGGCGCGAGTCCTACGAGGTGGACGTGGACCCCGGGGTGCAGAGCGTGCGGCGCATCTACGAGCACCTCAAGGCACACGGGTACTCGACGGTGGTGATGGGCGCGTCGTTCAGGAGTGCCGCGCAAGTGGAGGCCCTGGCCGGATGTGATCGCCTCACCGTCAGTCCAGCGCTGCTCGGTGAGTTGGACCGAAACCAGGCGCCCCTGGTCCGCCGACTCACGCCTCCAGCCCAAACTTCAGATCAGGCCGAAGGGCGCCTGACCGAAAGCGCCTTCCGCTGGGCACTGCTGGAGAACCAGATGGCGGGAGAGAAATTGACAGAAGGGATTCGACTCTTCCACCAGGACTACCTCAAGTTGAAAGCCGATATGGAAGTCAAACTGGCGTTGAAAGAGGAAGAGCTCCCAACCTGA
- a CDS encoding AraC family transcriptional regulator: protein MSLHSKPSTASARLAELIQRHTPYEGEFPLRVPGVFVAQTERTHRACAHSIQRPSLCIVAQGRKAVHIGSEHYEYDSQHMMVYAIHLPVAFQVTKASTDEPFLTFKLELNPERIAQLALKIYPHGLPCLLEGRAVQVTQTDPAIMNAVIRLLETIEDEREAKWIGPLITDELLMRLLLGPVGPMVAQMGHMESNTQRIERAIEWIQQHYGDPLNIEALAQLSHMGLSTFHARFKAVTGLSPLQFQKSLRLQEARRLMYSTGMDVGTVSRHVGYASTSQFTREYSRFFSNTPRQDMYQLRESGTEMSLT, encoded by the coding sequence ATGAGCCTGCACAGTAAACCGTCCACCGCGTCGGCCCGACTCGCTGAACTGATCCAGCGCCATACCCCGTACGAAGGTGAATTTCCTCTGCGTGTTCCTGGGGTGTTCGTCGCTCAGACAGAACGTACGCATAGGGCCTGCGCACACAGCATACAAAGGCCTTCGCTTTGCATTGTTGCACAGGGACGCAAGGCCGTGCACATCGGCTCAGAGCATTACGAGTACGATTCGCAGCACATGATGGTGTACGCCATTCACCTGCCCGTCGCCTTCCAGGTGACGAAAGCCAGCACGGACGAGCCATTCCTGACATTCAAACTGGAACTTAACCCTGAGCGCATCGCCCAACTGGCCTTGAAAATCTACCCCCACGGGCTACCCTGCCTTCTGGAAGGTCGCGCTGTACAGGTGACTCAGACGGATCCAGCCATCATGAACGCGGTTATCCGCCTGTTGGAAACCATCGAAGACGAACGCGAAGCCAAGTGGATTGGGCCTTTGATCACGGACGAGCTGTTGATGCGCCTCCTGCTTGGCCCGGTGGGCCCGATGGTCGCGCAGATGGGCCACATGGAATCGAATACCCAACGCATTGAACGGGCCATCGAATGGATTCAGCAGCACTACGGTGATCCACTGAACATCGAGGCTCTGGCTCAGTTAAGCCATATGGGCCTGTCGACCTTCCATGCCCGCTTCAAGGCCGTGACCGGCCTGAGCCCGTTGCAATTCCAGAAGAGCCTGCGCCTTCAGGAGGCCCGGAGGCTGATGTACTCCACAGGCATGGACGTCGGGACGGTAAGCCGCCACGTGGGGTATGCCAGCACCTCGCAGTTTACCCGTGAGTACTCGCGGTTTTTCAGCAACACGCCTCGTCAGGACATGTACCAACTCCGGGAGAGCGGAACTGAGATGTCGCTGACCTGA
- a CDS encoding cyclophilin-like fold protein — translation MLPVKAATPGTVRNGDLLLYGPKTVVLFYETFPTSYSYTKLGRIDDPQGLAKVLGAGNVMVTFSWK, via the coding sequence GTGCTGCCCGTCAAGGCGGCCACTCCCGGTACGGTCCGCAACGGCGACCTTCTGCTCTACGGCCCGAAGACCGTCGTATTGTTTTACGAGACCTTCCCGACCTCGTACAGTTACACGAAGCTCGGGCGAATCGACGACCCTCAGGGCCTGGCGAAGGTGTTGGGTGCCGGGAACGTCATGGTCACCTTTTCATGGAAGTAG
- a CDS encoding alpha/beta hydrolase, which produces MPLHEDGYTFILNETVSCTPVGYTNRYGIELAGDLYTPINLDETRTYPALVIGPPHGGVKEQGPGVYANELARRGFVVLAFDPSYTGESGGEPRRVTSPEIFAEDFSAGVDYLGTLPYVSREQIGAIGICGSGGFVLSQASIDPRIRAVATSAMYDISGMHREGWNDEGTAAQRQSALQNAAEQRWKDVDTGEAQLQPQFPLEMPASGLDPITHEFFEYYVKSNNRGWHPRSTGAFTLTSVPAHINFGQLKNLQDLAPRRVLLITGEMAHSKWFSDKVHTQLPDDSELVVVPGARHIDLYDDIGKIPFDRLEAFFKENLA; this is translated from the coding sequence ATGCCCCTACACGAAGACGGATACACCTTCATCCTCAACGAAACGGTCAGCTGTACGCCAGTTGGCTACACGAACCGGTATGGGATTGAGCTCGCCGGGGATCTGTACACACCCATCAACCTGGACGAAACCCGCACATACCCAGCTCTGGTGATCGGCCCTCCTCACGGTGGCGTCAAGGAACAGGGGCCGGGCGTATACGCCAATGAACTGGCCCGTCGTGGCTTTGTGGTGCTGGCCTTCGACCCTTCATACACTGGTGAGTCGGGCGGTGAGCCGCGGCGCGTGACCTCACCGGAGATCTTCGCTGAGGATTTCAGCGCAGGCGTGGATTACCTGGGCACCTTGCCCTACGTCAGCCGGGAACAGATCGGGGCCATTGGTATCTGCGGCAGTGGTGGGTTTGTACTCAGTCAGGCCAGCATCGACCCGCGCATCAGGGCAGTGGCCACGAGCGCGATGTACGACATCAGCGGCATGCACCGAGAAGGCTGGAACGACGAGGGCACAGCCGCGCAGCGGCAGAGCGCTTTGCAGAACGCTGCCGAGCAGCGCTGGAAGGACGTGGATACGGGTGAGGCACAGCTGCAGCCTCAGTTTCCCTTGGAGATGCCTGCAAGCGGCCTTGATCCCATCACGCACGAGTTCTTCGAGTACTACGTCAAAAGCAACAACCGGGGCTGGCACCCACGCTCCACCGGAGCATTCACCCTCACGAGCGTTCCCGCCCACATCAACTTCGGTCAGTTGAAGAACCTGCAGGACCTCGCGCCCCGCAGAGTACTGCTGATCACGGGGGAGATGGCCCACTCAAAATGGTTCAGCGACAAGGTTCACACCCAGCTGCCCGACGACAGCGAACTGGTGGTCGTGCCCGGCGCACGTCATATCGACTTGTACGACGACATCGGCAAGATCCCCTTCGACCGGCTCGAAGCCTTCTTCAAAGAGAATCTCGCCTGA
- a CDS encoding NAD-dependent epimerase/dehydratase family protein, which produces MFETQQQVMVTGASGYLASWVVEDLLRHGHTVHGTVRHLKDKGKTQHLIDLAKRYPQRLKLFEADLVKEGSFDDAMKGCSVVIHTASPYFLEKPKDVEQQLIKPALQGTQNVLASVNRTETVQRVVLTSSIAALYNDACDVKGRVGHLVQEDDVNPNTHSQHNPYAYSKTMAERAAWEVCRQQGRWDLVSIHPGAMFGPSMSKRSDATSVTMMTQFLSGSYSKGVPRLWLGFVDVRDVASAHVRAATQPRARGRYIIVAQSLRLLEIAQLMKVREFGLEDRLPRSEMPKILMWLVGPLVGMQRNYISRNVNHPIQYDGKRVQAELSLRYRELGETVNDHIRQLVNDGLVSAR; this is translated from the coding sequence ATGTTTGAAACACAACAACAGGTCATGGTGACTGGTGCATCCGGCTACCTGGCTTCCTGGGTCGTGGAAGACCTCCTGCGTCACGGCCACACCGTTCATGGCACTGTACGGCACCTCAAAGATAAAGGCAAGACCCAGCACCTAATTGACCTTGCCAAGAGGTATCCACAGCGTCTCAAGTTGTTTGAAGCAGATCTCGTCAAGGAAGGCAGCTTCGACGATGCCATGAAGGGCTGTTCAGTTGTGATTCACACGGCGTCTCCTTACTTTCTGGAAAAACCGAAGGACGTGGAACAGCAGCTGATCAAGCCTGCACTTCAAGGCACTCAGAATGTTCTTGCCTCAGTCAACCGGACCGAAACTGTTCAGCGTGTCGTCCTGACAAGTAGTATCGCCGCGTTGTATAACGACGCCTGTGACGTGAAAGGTCGGGTTGGCCATCTCGTGCAGGAAGATGATGTCAATCCGAACACTCACAGTCAGCACAACCCATACGCGTACTCGAAAACCATGGCGGAACGGGCAGCGTGGGAGGTGTGCCGGCAGCAAGGGCGATGGGATCTTGTATCTATCCACCCGGGAGCGATGTTCGGTCCTTCCATGTCCAAACGCTCAGACGCGACCAGCGTGACGATGATGACGCAGTTTTTGAGCGGCTCCTACAGCAAAGGCGTGCCCCGTCTGTGGCTCGGTTTCGTCGACGTTCGTGATGTGGCGAGTGCTCATGTGCGGGCCGCAACTCAACCGCGAGCGCGTGGCAGATACATCATTGTGGCACAAAGTCTCAGGCTCTTGGAGATCGCTCAACTAATGAAGGTGCGTGAGTTCGGGTTGGAGGACCGGTTGCCGCGAAGCGAAATGCCCAAAATCCTGATGTGGTTGGTGGGACCGCTGGTAGGCATGCAGCGAAATTATATTTCTCGAAATGTGAATCATCCAATTCAGTACGATGGTAAACGTGTTCAGGCAGAGCTGAGTTTGCGCTATAGGGAACTTGGAGAGACGGTGAACGATCATATTCGACAACTTGTGAACGATGGTCTCGTTTCTGCACGATAG